In one window of Campylobacter coli DNA:
- a CDS encoding peroxiredoxin → MIVTKKALDFTAPAVLGNNEIVEDFNLYKNIGPKGAVVFFYPKDFTFVCPSEIIAFDKRYQEFKNRGIEVIGISGDNEFSHFAWKNTPVNQGGIGQVKFPLVADLTKQIARNFDVLYAEAVALRGSFLLDADGTVRHAVVNDLPLGRNIDEMIRMVDTMLFTNEHGEVCPAGWNKGDAGMKADPKGVAEYLDKNEDKL, encoded by the coding sequence ATGATAGTTACAAAAAAAGCTTTAGATTTTACTGCTCCAGCAGTATTAGGAAATAATGAAATAGTTGAAGATTTTAATCTTTATAAAAACATAGGTCCAAAAGGTGCAGTAGTATTTTTCTACCCAAAAGATTTTACTTTTGTTTGTCCTTCAGAAATAATTGCTTTTGATAAAAGATATCAAGAATTTAAAAATCGTGGTATTGAAGTAATTGGAATTTCAGGCGATAATGAATTTTCACATTTTGCTTGGAAAAATACTCCAGTAAATCAAGGTGGTATTGGTCAAGTTAAATTCCCACTTGTTGCAGATTTAACTAAACAAATTGCTAGAAATTTTGATGTACTTTATGCAGAAGCAGTTGCTCTTCGTGGTTCTTTCTTGCTTGATGCAGATGGAACAGTTCGCCACGCTGTAGTTAATGATTTACCACTTGGAAGAAATATTGATGAAATGATTAGAATGGTAGATACTATGCTTTTCACTAACGAACACGGCGAAGTTTGCCCTGCAGGTTGGAATAAAGGTGATGCTGGTATGAAAGCTGATCCTAAAGGTGTTGCTGAGTATCTTGACAAAAACGAAGATAAACTATAA
- a CDS encoding 4Fe-4S binding protein: MAVKITDSCIACGSCIDECPVSAIVDDANNPEGEDRYYVYANKCVECVGHNDQPACASACPTDGCIVWSEIASGQPSRDNIGSDMRDGTIPVFA; the protein is encoded by the coding sequence ATGGCTGTAAAAATTACAGATAGTTGTATTGCTTGTGGTTCTTGTATCGATGAATGTCCAGTTAGTGCTATCGTTGATGATGCTAATAACCCAGAGGGTGAGGATAGATACTATGTTTATGCAAACAAATGCGTTGAATGCGTAGGACACAATGATCAACCAGCCTGTGCAAGTGCATGTCCAACTGATGGCTGTATAGTATGGAGTGAAATTGCTTCAGGTCAACCAAGTCGCGACAATATCGGTAGCGATATGAGAGATGGAACTATTCCAGTTTTTGCATAA
- the ndk gene encoding nucleoside-diphosphate kinase, whose amino-acid sequence MEKTLSIIKPDAVKKGVIGKILDRFESNGLRIAAMKKVQLSKEQAEAFYAVHKERPFFKDLVEFMISGPVVVSVLEGEGAVLKNRDLMGATNPKEAQPGTIRADFAESIDANAVHGSDSLENAKIEIEFFFKSNEIC is encoded by the coding sequence ATGGAAAAAACCCTATCGATTATCAAACCTGATGCCGTAAAAAAAGGTGTTATAGGTAAAATTTTAGATCGTTTTGAAAGTAATGGACTAAGAATTGCTGCTATGAAAAAAGTTCAACTTAGCAAAGAGCAAGCTGAAGCTTTTTATGCTGTTCATAAAGAAAGACCTTTTTTTAAAGATTTAGTTGAATTTATGATCAGTGGTCCTGTTGTGGTTTCTGTTTTAGAAGGTGAAGGTGCCGTTCTTAAAAATAGAGATTTAATGGGAGCAACAAACCCAAAAGAAGCGCAACCTGGAACAATCAGAGCTGATTTTGCTGAAAGTATTGATGCAAATGCTGTTCATGGAAGCGATAGTTTAGAAAATGCAAAAATTGAGATTGAATTTTTCTTTAAATCTAACGAAATTTGCTAA
- the rpmF gene encoding 50S ribosomal protein L32 encodes MAVPKRRVSKTRAAKRRTHYKVSLPMPIKDKDGSYKMPHRANPNTKEY; translated from the coding sequence ATGGCAGTACCTAAGAGAAGAGTGAGTAAAACTCGCGCGGCAAAACGTAGAACTCACTATAAAGTAAGTCTTCCTATGCCTATAAAAGACAAAGATGGAAGCTATAAAATGCCTCATCGTGCAAATCCAAATACTAAGGAATACTAA
- the plsX gene encoding phosphate acyltransferase PlsX — MISIAIDAMGGDFGEKPIIEGVIEALKEKPFNAILVGDPHILEPLIPKNLKQYIQYENANEVFSMNENATDALKRKETTIYKTIELVRNGKAKAAVSAGHSGASMSLATLRLGRLKGILRPAIATLMPNTVSKTLFLDVGANTDCKAENLFQFAIMGDAYAKEIMKISKPRLALLSNGEEECKGNELTKEAHQLIKQIPSFIGNAEGRDIFNGEVDILVCDGFDGNVILKACEGVATAIIQILKNEIKQSLVSKIGALLMKPSFKRLKKHIDWQEYGGAPLLGINGCVIISHGKSDARAIKNAIFQAINFSESNINQIIEKELEKYNA, encoded by the coding sequence ATGATTAGCATTGCTATAGATGCAATGGGTGGAGATTTCGGAGAAAAACCCATTATAGAAGGTGTTATTGAGGCCTTAAAAGAAAAGCCTTTTAACGCTATCTTAGTGGGAGATCCCCATATTTTAGAGCCTCTAATACCTAAAAATTTAAAACAATACATTCAATATGAAAACGCCAATGAAGTTTTCTCTATGAATGAAAATGCAACAGATGCCTTAAAAAGAAAAGAAACTACAATTTATAAAACCATCGAACTTGTTAGAAATGGAAAAGCAAAAGCTGCTGTTTCAGCAGGACATAGTGGTGCAAGTATGTCTTTAGCAACCTTAAGATTAGGCAGACTTAAAGGAATATTACGACCCGCGATTGCAACCTTAATGCCAAATACTGTAAGCAAAACTTTGTTTTTAGATGTAGGTGCAAATACGGATTGTAAAGCCGAAAATTTGTTTCAATTTGCCATAATGGGAGATGCTTACGCAAAAGAAATTATGAAAATTTCAAAACCTCGCCTAGCCTTATTATCCAATGGCGAAGAAGAATGCAAAGGCAATGAACTTACAAAAGAAGCCCATCAACTTATAAAACAAATTCCTAGTTTTATTGGAAATGCTGAAGGTAGAGATATCTTTAATGGTGAAGTTGATATCTTAGTTTGTGATGGATTTGATGGAAATGTAATCCTAAAAGCCTGCGAAGGTGTAGCTACAGCAATTATCCAAATTTTAAAAAATGAAATCAAGCAATCTTTGGTATCAAAAATAGGTGCTTTACTAATGAAACCTTCATTTAAAAGACTTAAAAAACACATTGATTGGCAAGAATATGGTGGTGCTCCTCTGCTTGGTATTAACGGCTGTGTTATTATAAGCCATGGGAAAAGCGATGCTAGAGCAATCAAAAATGCTATTTTTCAGGCTATTAACTTTAGCGAATCAAACATCAATCAAATAATAGAAAAGGAGCTTGAGAAATACAATGCCTAA
- a CDS encoding beta-ketoacyl-ACP synthase III → MPKASLKSIASYVPEQILSNYDLEKIIDTTDEWITRRTGIKERRIASKDENTSDLGTKAAIKAIERANLKPQDIDAILVATLSPDYFTMPSTACKIAANLGLNGITAFDISAACSGFIYLLEQAKALVESGLKKNVLIIGAEKASSIMDYTDRSICILFGDGAGAGVVSLDENNPIIDVHTASNGNYGDLLMTERSQESKDASSLAMKMKGNEVFKIAVQTLSNDVVEILSKNQILPEQIDLFIPHQANLRIIKAVQERLNLSDEKCIVTVHKYGNTSAASIPMAMNDAYEEGRLKKGNLILLDAFGGGFTWGSALLKFGGENFS, encoded by the coding sequence ATGCCTAAAGCAAGTTTAAAAAGCATAGCTTCTTACGTACCTGAGCAAATTTTAAGCAATTATGATCTTGAAAAGATTATCGATACAACAGATGAGTGGATCACAAGACGTACAGGTATAAAAGAAAGACGTATTGCAAGCAAAGATGAAAACACAAGTGATTTAGGTACCAAAGCAGCTATAAAAGCTATAGAAAGAGCAAATTTAAAACCTCAAGATATTGATGCGATATTGGTAGCTACTTTAAGCCCTGATTATTTTACCATGCCCTCAACCGCTTGTAAAATTGCGGCAAATTTAGGACTCAATGGAATCACTGCTTTTGATATTTCAGCAGCCTGCTCAGGCTTTATCTATCTTTTAGAACAAGCTAAAGCTCTTGTAGAAAGCGGATTGAAAAAAAATGTTTTAATTATAGGAGCTGAAAAAGCTAGCTCTATCATGGATTATACTGATAGAAGTATTTGTATACTTTTTGGCGATGGTGCAGGAGCTGGAGTTGTAAGTCTTGATGAAAATAATCCTATAATCGATGTACATACAGCAAGTAATGGAAATTATGGTGATTTACTGATGACAGAACGCTCTCAAGAATCAAAAGATGCTTCAAGCTTAGCGATGAAAATGAAAGGTAATGAAGTTTTTAAAATAGCAGTGCAAACTTTAAGCAACGATGTCGTTGAAATTTTATCTAAAAATCAAATTTTACCCGAACAAATTGATCTTTTCATCCCACATCAAGCAAATTTGCGTATCATCAAAGCTGTGCAAGAGAGACTAAATTTAAGCGATGAAAAATGTATTGTAACTGTACACAAGTATGGTAATACCTCGGCTGCTTCTATCCCTATGGCAATGAATGATGCCTATGAAGAAGGTCGTCTTAAAAAAGGAAATTTGATCTTGCTTGACGCTTTTGGTGGTGGTTTTACTTGGGGTTCTGCCTTGCTTAAATTTGGTGGTGAGAATTTCTCCTAA
- the serC gene encoding phosphoserine transaminase: protein MRKINFSAGPSTLPLELLEYAKNELCDYQGKGYSIMEISHRSKVFEEVHFGAMQKAKELYGLNDDYEVLFLQGGASLQFAMIPMNLSLGGVCEYANTGVWTQKAIKEAQILGVNVKVVASSEESKFDHIPQVEFSDSADYAYICSNNTIYGTQFKNYPKTKAPLIVDASSDFFSRKVDFSNIALFYGGVQKNAGISGISCLFIRKDMLERSQNKNLPSMLKYSIHSQNQSLFNTPPTFAIYMFNLEMKWLLDQGGLDAIDAKNSQKAAMLYECIDSSEGFYKGHADKKDRSLMNVSFNITKNSELEPIFVKEAEEAGMLGLKGHRILGGIRASIYNAVSLDQVKTLCEFMKEFAKKYN from the coding sequence ATGAGAAAAATTAATTTTAGCGCAGGTCCATCTACTTTGCCTTTAGAGCTTTTAGAATATGCTAAAAATGAGCTTTGTGATTATCAGGGTAAGGGCTATTCCATCATGGAAATTTCTCACCGTTCAAAGGTATTTGAAGAAGTGCACTTTGGAGCAATGCAAAAAGCAAAAGAACTTTATGGTTTAAATGATGATTATGAGGTTTTATTTTTACAAGGTGGTGCAAGTTTGCAATTTGCTATGATACCTATGAATTTATCTTTAGGCGGGGTTTGTGAGTATGCAAATACAGGAGTTTGGACTCAAAAAGCTATAAAAGAAGCTCAAATTTTAGGAGTAAATGTCAAGGTTGTTGCTAGTAGCGAAGAAAGTAAGTTTGATCACATACCTCAAGTTGAGTTTAGCGATAGTGCTGATTATGCATATATTTGTTCAAACAATACTATTTATGGCACACAATTTAAAAATTATCCTAAAACCAAAGCTCCTTTAATTGTTGATGCTTCGAGTGATTTTTTCTCAAGAAAAGTTGATTTTTCAAATATTGCACTTTTTTATGGTGGAGTGCAAAAGAATGCAGGAATTTCAGGTATAAGCTGTCTTTTTATACGCAAAGATATGCTAGAAAGATCTCAAAATAAAAACTTGCCAAGTATGTTAAAATACTCCATACATTCACAAAATCAATCTTTATTTAACACTCCTCCGACTTTTGCAATTTATATGTTTAATCTTGAAATGAAATGGCTTTTAGATCAAGGTGGATTGGATGCTATCGATGCTAAAAATTCTCAAAAAGCCGCAATGCTTTATGAGTGTATTGATTCAAGTGAAGGATTTTATAAGGGGCATGCTGATAAAAAAGATAGATCTTTGATGAATGTAAGCTTTAATATCACTAAAAATTCAGAACTTGAACCGATATTTGTAAAAGAAGCTGAAGAAGCCGGTATGTTAGGACTTAAAGGCCATAGAATTCTAGGAGGAATTCGCGCAAGTATTTATAATGCTGTTAGCTTAGATCAGGTTAAAACTTTGTGTGAATTTATGAAAGAATTTGCTAAAAAATACAACTGA
- the xseA gene encoding exodeoxyribonuclease VII large subunit, which translates to MKVSELNLKAKALLETHFNDIVLSGELSKITMHGSGHWYFDLKDEKSSIACAMFKGANLKVDFQPKIGDFLELVGSVSLYAESGRYQFIANSMKKAGMGDLEAQFLALKERLQKEGLFNSEHKKTLPQFPKKIGIITSKTSAALQDMLKLINQKEYFLAKIYVFNALTQGSSAAYSLIQALKKADEVGLDVIIIARGGGSREDLFCFNDEGLAREIFKAKTPIISAIGHEIDYVISDFVADFRAPTPSAAIDTLLYSRLDLEQGLDLLEEKLTKLWESKLEYCENLLSNLHKFFKAKSLETMIETKEKQLAFLLKQAKIIMESKIQKAELELQKLQNAFFQHENFFKKSKNLISIKKNGKIANLEELKSEDIITLSSQTLQKEAKIL; encoded by the coding sequence ATGAAAGTAAGCGAATTAAATTTAAAAGCCAAGGCTTTATTGGAAACACATTTTAATGATATTGTTTTAAGTGGAGAGCTTTCAAAAATCACTATGCATGGATCAGGACATTGGTATTTTGATCTAAAAGATGAAAAATCAAGTATAGCTTGTGCTATGTTTAAGGGCGCAAATTTAAAAGTTGATTTTCAACCTAAGATAGGTGATTTCTTAGAGCTTGTTGGAAGTGTGAGTTTGTATGCTGAAAGTGGGCGTTATCAATTTATTGCAAACAGTATGAAAAAAGCAGGAATGGGAGATTTAGAGGCTCAATTTCTAGCATTAAAAGAGCGTTTGCAAAAAGAAGGTTTGTTTAACAGTGAACATAAAAAAACTTTGCCTCAATTTCCTAAAAAAATAGGAATCATCACTTCAAAGACTTCAGCGGCCTTGCAAGATATGTTAAAACTTATCAATCAAAAAGAATATTTTCTAGCCAAAATTTATGTTTTTAATGCGCTTACACAAGGAAGTAGTGCGGCTTATTCTTTGATTCAAGCTTTAAAAAAAGCTGATGAGGTGGGATTAGATGTTATCATTATCGCTAGAGGAGGTGGTAGCAGAGAGGATCTTTTTTGTTTTAATGACGAGGGTTTGGCAAGGGAAATTTTTAAAGCTAAAACACCTATCATTTCAGCAATTGGTCATGAGATTGATTATGTGATCAGTGATTTTGTAGCTGATTTTAGAGCGCCCACTCCATCGGCTGCTATCGATACCTTGCTTTATTCTAGACTTGATTTGGAACAAGGACTTGATCTTTTGGAAGAAAAATTGACAAAACTTTGGGAAAGTAAATTAGAATATTGTGAAAATTTACTCAGCAATCTACATAAATTTTTTAAAGCAAAATCTTTAGAAACTATGATAGAAACAAAAGAAAAACAGCTTGCGTTTTTGCTTAAACAAGCAAAAATCATAATGGAAAGCAAAATTCAAAAAGCTGAATTAGAACTACAAAAGCTTCAAAATGCTTTTTTTCAGCATGAAAATTTTTTTAAAAAAAGTAAAAATCTAATTTCTATTAAAAAAAATGGTAAAATAGCAAATTTAGAAGAGCTAAAAAGTGAAGATATCATCACTTTGAGTTCTCAAACTTTACAAAAAGAAGCAAAAATTCTATAA
- a CDS encoding tripartite tricarboxylate transporter substrate binding protein, with protein MKLKIFCSVLIFGFSLTFAKEPNRPECIAPAQPGGGFDLTCKLIQVGMLKANIISTPMRVTYMPGGVGVVAYNTMVNNRSKDGNVVVAFSSGTLLNIATGKHGKYNENNVKWLASAGVDYGMIAVKSDSPYKNLEDLINALHKDPNSISIGAGGSIGGQDWMQTALLAKTINVDVKKIRYVAFEGGGDALTSLLGNHIDVISAGIAELVPQIETGTIRVLAIFSPKRLPGTLANIPTAKELGYEVEWPVIRAYYMGAKVSDEAYNWWLDAFDKFQQTQEYKDQLKQRSLFEFNKKGKELEDFVKKQTDQYRILAKEFDLIK; from the coding sequence ATGAAATTAAAAATTTTTTGTTCTGTTTTGATTTTTGGTTTTTCGTTAACTTTTGCTAAAGAACCTAACCGTCCCGAGTGTATTGCCCCAGCTCAACCTGGAGGCGGTTTTGATCTAACATGTAAGCTAATTCAAGTAGGTATGCTTAAAGCTAACATTATTTCAACGCCTATGAGAGTTACCTATATGCCCGGAGGAGTAGGTGTTGTAGCTTATAACACTATGGTTAATAATAGATCTAAAGATGGTAATGTTGTTGTAGCTTTTTCAAGTGGGACATTACTGAATATAGCCACAGGAAAACATGGAAAATATAATGAAAATAATGTCAAATGGCTTGCTTCAGCGGGTGTAGATTACGGAATGATAGCCGTCAAATCAGACTCTCCTTATAAAAATTTAGAAGATCTAATAAATGCCTTGCATAAAGACCCAAATTCTATTAGTATAGGTGCGGGAGGTTCAATAGGAGGACAAGACTGGATGCAAACAGCATTACTTGCAAAAACTATTAATGTCGATGTAAAAAAGATACGCTATGTGGCTTTTGAAGGAGGAGGAGATGCTTTAACTTCTCTTTTAGGAAATCATATTGATGTGATTAGCGCAGGCATAGCTGAACTTGTACCTCAAATCGAAACAGGAACTATTAGAGTATTGGCTATCTTTTCCCCAAAGAGACTTCCGGGCACTTTAGCAAATATTCCAACTGCTAAAGAATTGGGTTATGAGGTAGAATGGCCAGTAATTAGAGCTTACTATATGGGAGCAAAAGTTTCAGACGAAGCTTATAATTGGTGGCTTGATGCATTTGATAAATTTCAACAAACCCAAGAATATAAAGATCAATTAAAACAAAGATCTCTATTTGAATTCAATAAAAAAGGTAAAGAGTTAGAAGATTTTGTCAAAAAACAAACTGATCAATACAGAATTTTAGCCAAAGAATTCGATCTTATAAAGTAA
- a CDS encoding tripartite tricarboxylate transporter TctB family protein: MSSIRIVAGILLVISLIGIYIGWNIHSDFNYEPLGPRPFPVGTLILIALCSIFLVFFSEDTKVKWGDFILWKKLIVLTLAFLIYALFFEFLGFIICTIFLIFTITLLFGATLIKAIVFSISSSIILYYLFNTLLQITLPFGFIFDNF, encoded by the coding sequence ATGTCAAGTATAAGAATTGTCGCTGGAATTTTATTGGTTATAAGTTTAATTGGAATTTACATAGGGTGGAATATACATTCAGATTTTAATTATGAGCCCTTAGGACCGCGTCCTTTTCCAGTAGGTACTTTAATTTTAATCGCCCTTTGTTCTATATTTCTTGTTTTTTTCTCTGAAGATACTAAGGTTAAATGGGGTGATTTTATTCTTTGGAAAAAGCTCATCGTTTTAACTTTAGCTTTTTTAATTTATGCGCTTTTTTTTGAGTTTTTAGGCTTTATAATTTGCACAATCTTTTTAATTTTTACAATAACTTTACTTTTTGGGGCAACTTTAATTAAAGCTATTGTTTTTTCTATCTCAAGTAGTATTATTTTATACTATCTCTTTAATACTTTATTGCAAATTACTTTGCCGTTTGGTTTTATATTTGATAATTTTTAA